A genome region from Microcella alkaliphila includes the following:
- a CDS encoding rhodanese-like domain-containing protein encodes MSAEIDVDQLAQVMANGARVIDVREPDEYAEARVPGVQLIPLATIPDAVDELATDDDTIYVICRSGARSLRAADYLNANGVEAVSVAGGTMAWIQRGLDYETGEGA; translated from the coding sequence ATGAGTGCCGAGATCGACGTCGACCAGCTCGCCCAAGTGATGGCGAACGGAGCACGTGTGATCGACGTGCGCGAGCCCGACGAGTACGCCGAGGCGCGCGTCCCGGGAGTGCAGCTCATTCCGCTGGCCACGATCCCCGACGCAGTGGACGAACTGGCAACCGACGACGACACGATCTACGTGATTTGTCGCTCGGGGGCGCGTAGCCTTCGGGCAGCCGACTACCTGAACGCCAACGGTGTCGAGGCCGTGTCGGTTGCGGGCGGCACCATGGCGTGGATTCAACGGGGGCTCGACTACGAAACCGGAGAAGGCGCATGA
- a CDS encoding thioredoxin family protein, producing the protein MDPLFALATLAALVAVSALIGIAVRAAQGRVRADGQHVDRALTADGAELTLLQLSSPVCSACAAMRRVGGQLASDDATVGHREIDVTEHPELVRELGIMSTPTTLVVDRAGRVRSRIIGAATVDTVRQTLQDARTIREEVAA; encoded by the coding sequence GTGGATCCCCTCTTCGCTCTCGCAACGCTGGCCGCGCTTGTCGCGGTGTCGGCCCTCATCGGCATCGCCGTGCGCGCCGCGCAGGGTCGCGTACGCGCCGACGGCCAGCACGTTGACCGCGCCCTGACCGCCGACGGAGCCGAGCTCACCCTGCTGCAGCTGTCGAGCCCGGTCTGCTCGGCCTGTGCCGCCATGCGCCGCGTGGGCGGGCAGCTGGCGAGCGACGACGCGACGGTCGGTCACCGCGAGATTGATGTCACCGAGCATCCCGAACTGGTGCGCGAGCTCGGCATCATGAGCACCCCGACCACCCTCGTGGTCGACCGCGCCGGCCGCGTGCGCTCTCGCATCATCGGCGCCGCAACCGTCGACACGGTGCGCCAGACGCTGCAGGATGCTCGCACCATTCGCGAGGAGGTCGCCGCGTGA
- the dapA gene encoding 4-hydroxy-tetrahydrodipicolinate synthase produces the protein MSAANPFGQVLVALVTPMTADGEVDWPGVEQHIDYLCTHGADGIVVTGTTGETSTLTDAEKLRLVTVGKEVAAGRASIITGGGSNETAHAIELYKASEKAGADGVMVVTPYYNKPTQAGVLTHFRMIADATDLPVILYDIPGRAGIEIKYETILRAAKHPNIVAVKDAKGDLSEVSRVMNQTDLMYFAGDDANVLPTLAIGGTGLIGVTANIAPAPYRAIVDAVNANDLATATRHHQLLEPLVRAIMTHVPGTVAAKYVLHGLGRIGSPRVRLPLVGPEDHEAAIIEDEMALVKDVDGVDLTRFRPDRNAAAGGALPKVAGTTR, from the coding sequence GTGAGTGCAGCGAACCCCTTCGGCCAGGTCTTGGTCGCCCTCGTGACGCCGATGACCGCCGACGGCGAGGTCGACTGGCCGGGCGTCGAGCAGCACATCGACTATCTGTGCACGCACGGCGCCGACGGCATTGTCGTCACCGGCACGACGGGCGAGACGTCGACGCTTACCGACGCCGAGAAGTTGCGCCTCGTGACCGTGGGCAAAGAGGTTGCGGCGGGGCGGGCATCCATCATTACGGGCGGCGGCTCGAACGAGACGGCGCACGCGATCGAGCTGTACAAGGCGAGCGAGAAGGCCGGCGCTGACGGCGTCATGGTCGTCACCCCGTACTACAACAAGCCCACGCAGGCGGGGGTGCTGACCCACTTCCGCATGATCGCCGACGCGACCGACCTGCCGGTGATCCTGTACGACATCCCGGGCCGCGCGGGCATCGAGATCAAGTACGAGACGATTCTGCGCGCTGCGAAGCACCCGAACATCGTGGCGGTGAAGGATGCGAAGGGCGACCTTTCCGAGGTCAGCCGCGTCATGAATCAGACCGATCTCATGTACTTTGCCGGCGACGACGCGAACGTTCTGCCGACGCTCGCGATCGGCGGTACCGGTCTGATCGGCGTGACGGCGAACATCGCGCCCGCCCCGTACCGAGCGATCGTCGACGCGGTGAACGCGAACGATCTGGCGACGGCGACGCGCCACCACCAACTGCTCGAGCCGCTTGTTCGGGCGATCATGACCCATGTTCCCGGCACGGTCGCGGCGAAGTACGTGTTGCACGGCCTCGGTCGCATCGGCTCGCCGCGCGTGCGCCTTCCCCTCGTCGGCCCCGAAGACCACGAGGCGGCGATCATCGAAGACGAGATGGCGCTGGTGAAGGACGTCGACGGCGTTGACCTCACCCGCTTCCGCCCCGATCGCAATGCGGCGGCGGGCGGCGCCCTCCCGAAGGTCGCCGGCACCACCCGATAA
- a CDS encoding class I SAM-dependent methyltransferase, with protein MSADRISETRHLYATVAATYADVLPDTRYEAFLEMGLIDHFISQLPDSALPVLDAGCGTGRMLSHLSARGVTNLLGVDLSPEMLVFARQAHPNIPLKTGDLRSLPYADDSIGAMLCWYAIIHSPNDEVVDIVAEARRVLSPGGLLLLGFHAGSGERAANRAYGHAVTLRVVLHEPDEIARLVRAAGFTVEATVNRAPVGSERNRQGYVMARRI; from the coding sequence GTGAGTGCAGATCGAATCTCCGAGACGCGTCACCTTTACGCCACGGTGGCGGCAACGTATGCGGACGTACTTCCGGACACACGCTACGAAGCCTTCCTCGAGATGGGACTCATCGACCATTTCATCTCACAGCTGCCCGACTCAGCCCTCCCCGTCCTCGATGCTGGCTGCGGAACTGGCCGGATGCTCAGCCATCTGTCTGCACGGGGGGTCACGAACCTCCTCGGTGTAGATCTCTCGCCCGAGATGCTCGTCTTCGCTCGACAGGCCCACCCGAACATCCCCCTGAAAACAGGCGACCTTCGTTCGCTCCCCTATGCGGACGACTCGATCGGCGCAATGCTCTGCTGGTACGCGATCATCCACAGCCCCAACGACGAAGTGGTTGACATTGTCGCGGAGGCACGGCGGGTGCTGTCGCCAGGTGGATTACTACTTCTCGGCTTCCATGCGGGCAGCGGCGAGCGCGCGGCAAATCGGGCGTATGGCCACGCTGTCACTCTTCGTGTTGTGCTGCACGAACCAGATGAGATCGCTCGCCTCGTGCGCGCTGCTGGCTTTACTGTTGAGGCCACTGTCAATCGGGCACCCGTCGGCAGCGAACGCAACCGACAGGGCTACGTCATGGCGCGGCGGATCTGA
- a CDS encoding oxygenase MpaB family protein gives MARPAVVAGTVRWVLTTTFADRARATEVCQQITRLHEKVRGDYAGSDGAPASYSADDADLIGWVHCVFADAFLGCHETWGGPIPGGADAYVDEWATAGRLMGMADPPRTRDALHAAIASYRPVLRRDDRVDEAVRWLRRPPLGLGAGPVYRIFFAGAVASLPTEYRRMLGLRRPWWPAITATRIGLGIMRRLLGTESSSMAYTKARLDRLEAASVDR, from the coding sequence ATGGCCCGACCCGCCGTCGTCGCCGGCACGGTGCGCTGGGTACTGACGACGACGTTCGCGGACCGCGCCCGCGCCACGGAGGTCTGCCAGCAGATCACGCGCCTGCACGAGAAGGTACGCGGAGACTACGCAGGCTCCGACGGCGCGCCGGCGTCGTACTCGGCCGACGACGCCGACCTCATCGGCTGGGTGCACTGCGTCTTCGCCGACGCTTTCCTCGGCTGCCACGAGACGTGGGGCGGGCCGATCCCCGGCGGCGCGGACGCCTACGTCGATGAGTGGGCGACCGCGGGCCGACTGATGGGCATGGCCGATCCTCCACGCACGCGTGACGCGCTCCACGCGGCCATCGCGTCCTACCGACCCGTATTGCGCCGTGACGACCGCGTCGATGAAGCTGTGCGCTGGCTCCGCCGTCCCCCACTGGGACTCGGTGCCGGCCCGGTCTACCGCATCTTCTTCGCCGGCGCTGTCGCGTCGCTTCCCACCGAATACCGGCGGATGCTCGGCCTCCGCCGCCCGTGGTGGCCGGCGATCACGGCGACGCGCATCGGGTTGGGGATCATGCGGCGGCTGCTCGGCACCGAGTCATCGAGCATGGCCTACACGAAAGCGCGACTCGACCGCCTCGAGGCGGCGAGCGTCGACCGCTAG
- the thyX gene encoding FAD-dependent thymidylate synthase, producing the protein MSEQSDEVVFRSDVTVELVRSSAADSDVLFAARVSTQGEKTLDAAAAGDAATVRDRGLINYLMRDRHGSPFEHNSMTFYVQAPIFVFREFMRHRIASYNEESGRYRELRPVFYVPGPERNLVQVGKPGAYEFLPGTPEQHALVDAEVRASCEAAYASYQRMLDAGIAREVARAVLPVTIYSTMYVTMNARSLMNFLSLRTKREGTHFPSFPQREIEMVAERMEEHFAELMPLTYESFNTNGRVAP; encoded by the coding sequence GTGAGCGAGCAGTCAGACGAGGTCGTGTTCCGGTCCGATGTGACGGTTGAGCTGGTGCGCTCGAGCGCCGCCGACTCCGACGTGCTGTTCGCGGCGCGCGTGTCGACGCAGGGTGAGAAGACGCTCGACGCGGCCGCCGCCGGCGACGCGGCGACGGTGCGCGACCGCGGGCTCATCAACTACTTGATGCGCGACCGGCACGGCTCGCCGTTCGAGCACAACTCGATGACCTTCTACGTGCAGGCGCCGATCTTCGTGTTCCGCGAGTTCATGCGCCACCGCATCGCCTCCTACAACGAAGAGTCGGGCCGCTACCGCGAGCTGCGCCCGGTGTTCTACGTGCCGGGCCCCGAGCGCAACCTCGTGCAGGTCGGAAAGCCCGGCGCCTACGAGTTCCTGCCCGGAACGCCTGAGCAGCACGCCCTCGTCGACGCCGAGGTGCGCGCGTCGTGCGAGGCCGCATACGCCTCGTACCAGCGGATGCTCGATGCCGGCATCGCGCGCGAGGTCGCCAGGGCGGTCCTCCCCGTCACGATCTACTCGACGATGTACGTGACGATGAACGCGCGCTCGCTCATGAACTTCCTCAGCTTGCGCACGAAGCGCGAGGGCACGCACTTCCCGTCGTTCCCGCAGCGCGAGATCGAGATGGTCGCCGAGCGGATGGAAGAGCACTTCGCCGAGCTCATGCCCCTTACCTACGAGTCGTTCAACACGAACGGCCGCGTCGCCCCGTAG
- a CDS encoding GNAT family N-acetyltransferase, with protein MTVFRVSAADDPAARILLDQYAAWRAAAFAKQGLSYRVAPARPEELTGERGVFLIAEGENLAGEAADVGCAGIRMLADGPDGRRAELKHLWVQPHARGAGVGAELVRELMRRARDDFSAQEMVLDSHDSLASAAALYRALGFRPVEPYNDNPNANVWLGKPLSTL; from the coding sequence GTGACCGTCTTTCGCGTGAGCGCCGCCGACGACCCGGCCGCGCGCATCCTGCTCGATCAGTACGCCGCGTGGCGGGCCGCGGCGTTCGCGAAGCAGGGGCTCTCGTACCGGGTCGCGCCCGCTCGGCCGGAAGAATTGACCGGCGAGCGCGGCGTTTTTCTCATCGCGGAGGGCGAGAACCTCGCCGGCGAGGCGGCCGACGTCGGCTGCGCCGGCATTCGGATGCTCGCTGACGGCCCCGACGGACGTCGCGCTGAATTGAAGCACCTTTGGGTACAGCCCCACGCGCGCGGGGCGGGGGTCGGCGCCGAACTCGTGCGCGAGCTGATGCGGCGGGCGCGAGACGACTTCAGCGCGCAGGAGATGGTGCTCGACTCACACGATTCTCTCGCCTCGGCGGCCGCCCTCTATCGGGCGCTCGGGTTCCGTCCGGTCGAGCCGTACAACGACAACCCCAACGCGAACGTGTGGCTGGGCAAGCCGCTCTCCACGCTGTGA
- a CDS encoding metal-sensitive transcriptional regulator → MTTIPADEVDRIVNRLRRAQGQLGAVLSMIEDGRDCRDIITQLSAVSSAVDRAGFAIIASAMKECLREDSDDQALEVAQLEKMFLSLS, encoded by the coding sequence ATGACCACCATTCCCGCTGACGAGGTTGACCGCATCGTCAATCGGCTACGCCGCGCTCAGGGTCAGCTCGGCGCGGTGCTCTCCATGATCGAAGACGGTCGCGATTGTCGCGACATCATCACCCAGCTCTCGGCGGTGTCCAGCGCCGTCGACCGGGCTGGTTTCGCGATCATCGCCTCCGCGATGAAGGAGTGCCTCCGCGAGGACAGCGACGATCAGGCCCTCGAGGTCGCGCAGCTCGAGAAGATGTTCCTCAGCCTGTCGTAG
- a CDS encoding TIGR01777 family oxidoreductase, with amino-acid sequence MAASTPMRVLIAGASGMIGTELQSQLRADGHEVLTLVRRTPKSDTEFAWSPESRVLDFRILESVDAVVNLSGASISRIPWTSGWKKQILESRVHATRALAEAMGMASTPPRVFVSGSAVGIYGDQPAVRLDENAPRGEGFLADVVAAWEEAALLAPEETRVVLARTGLVIGPGGAMTPLRVLTGLGAAARVATGGQHWPWISLYDEAAAIRHLLTSSLSGPVNLAGPTPATSDRVTRALAAAMHRWHLFTLPEKLISVGMGEAGRELLLASQKVVPQRLLDDGFTFRDETVEDAIQALVNPQRAAA; translated from the coding sequence ATGGCAGCATCCACGCCCATGCGGGTGCTGATCGCCGGCGCCTCCGGCATGATCGGCACCGAGCTGCAGAGCCAGCTTCGCGCGGACGGTCACGAGGTGCTGACGCTCGTTCGTCGCACCCCGAAGAGCGACACCGAGTTCGCGTGGTCGCCCGAATCTCGCGTGCTCGACTTCCGCATCCTCGAATCGGTGGATGCGGTGGTCAACCTGTCGGGCGCCTCCATCTCGCGCATCCCCTGGACGTCCGGCTGGAAGAAGCAAATCCTCGAGTCGCGGGTGCACGCCACCCGCGCCCTCGCGGAAGCGATGGGGATGGCCAGCACTCCCCCGCGCGTATTCGTCAGCGGATCGGCGGTCGGCATCTACGGCGACCAGCCCGCCGTGCGTCTCGACGAGAACGCGCCCCGCGGTGAGGGCTTCCTGGCCGACGTGGTCGCGGCGTGGGAGGAGGCAGCACTGCTCGCCCCCGAAGAGACGCGCGTCGTTCTCGCGCGCACCGGCCTCGTCATCGGGCCGGGCGGTGCCATGACCCCGCTTCGCGTACTCACCGGCCTCGGCGCGGCGGCCCGCGTCGCCACCGGTGGCCAGCACTGGCCGTGGATCAGCCTGTACGACGAGGCGGCGGCGATCCGGCACCTCCTCACGTCGAGCCTCAGCGGGCCGGTGAATCTGGCCGGCCCGACCCCGGCGACGAGCGATCGCGTGACCCGCGCGCTCGCCGCCGCGATGCACCGCTGGCACCTGTTCACGCTGCCCGAGAAACTCATCTCGGTCGGCATGGGTGAGGCGGGCCGCGAACTTCTGCTCGCGAGCCAGAAGGTCGTGCCGCAGCGCCTGCTCGACGACGGCTTCACCTTCCGTGACGAGACGGTGGAGGACGCAATTCAGGCGCTCGTGAACCCGCAGCGGGCGGCCGCGTAG
- a CDS encoding histidine phosphatase family protein: MSRYVYLVRHGEQQDAEHGLPDGPLSGRGQRQARAIAERLSGVPFASVHTSPLQRAVETATYMTERMPSIEPQLSSLLMDCVPSGPEPSMPAAFEPFFGGITPEEIAAGEAQMADATAEWLSPSREDRHDLLITHNFVIAWFVREVFGAPAWRWMGVNQANCGLTIIRVRSAKPPVLVTHNDLGHLPTELRTGLPVEQPF, translated from the coding sequence GTGTCTCGGTATGTGTATCTGGTGCGACATGGAGAACAGCAAGACGCGGAACACGGACTTCCCGACGGCCCCCTGAGCGGGCGAGGGCAACGGCAGGCCCGCGCCATCGCTGAGCGGCTGAGCGGTGTTCCCTTCGCGAGCGTGCACACTTCGCCCCTGCAGCGGGCGGTCGAAACGGCGACCTACATGACCGAACGGATGCCCTCGATCGAGCCCCAGCTCTCGAGCCTGCTGATGGACTGCGTGCCGTCCGGCCCCGAACCATCGATGCCCGCGGCCTTCGAGCCCTTCTTCGGTGGAATAACCCCGGAGGAGATCGCCGCCGGCGAGGCGCAGATGGCGGACGCCACGGCCGAATGGTTGTCGCCGTCCCGGGAGGACCGTCACGACCTGCTGATCACGCACAACTTCGTCATCGCGTGGTTTGTACGCGAGGTCTTTGGCGCTCCGGCGTGGCGGTGGATGGGCGTCAATCAGGCGAACTGCGGGCTCACGATCATTCGCGTGCGCTCGGCCAAGCCGCCCGTGCTCGTGACCCACAACGACCTCGGGCACCTGCCCACGGAGCTGCGCACGGGGCTTCCCGTCGAGCAGCCCTTCTAG
- a CDS encoding OsmC family peroxiredoxin codes for MAVTSEATTLWFGSLTEGHGTTSLDTSDSAEFPVTWAARSEGVAGTTNPEELLGAAHSACYSMALSHALTGAGHPPESLQVTAAVTFQPGEGITGSHLLVNAKVPGLSPEQFATFAEDAKTGCPVSAALAGVSITLEATLA; via the coding sequence ATGGCAGTGACGAGCGAAGCAACGACCCTCTGGTTCGGGTCACTGACCGAGGGGCACGGAACCACCTCGCTCGACACCTCCGACTCCGCCGAGTTTCCCGTCACGTGGGCTGCCCGCAGTGAGGGTGTGGCGGGCACCACGAACCCCGAAGAGCTGCTCGGCGCGGCACACTCGGCCTGCTACTCGATGGCGCTGTCGCACGCGTTGACCGGTGCCGGGCACCCGCCCGAGAGCCTGCAGGTGACGGCTGCGGTGACCTTCCAGCCCGGCGAGGGCATCACGGGTAGCCACCTGCTCGTCAACGCCAAGGTTCCCGGCCTCAGCCCCGAGCAGTTCGCCACCTTCGCCGAGGATGCCAAGACGGGCTGCCCCGTCTCCGCCGCTCTCGCGGGTGTCTCGATCACGCTCGAAGCGACGCTCGCCTAA
- a CDS encoding endonuclease domain-containing protein codes for MKTPSIHQRLADLDGIAHVSELALTATQSRRLRRAYARGLVLRPRLGIYALPSSTVDARRAAAIGGRLAATSALGQHGLWVPDPRVVPAVRFLHVEVSGTYRVEPMACAPLVSVVLWNRHAVGRPLGMQPMLETLRQCAELLPPAQAVAVLDSALRRTTLTRSGLLRAARSWALRTREVAARTDGRAESGTESILRILLADAGITAIPQPRIPTGDHHRADLLIGDRLLIECDSEAHHADPASRRADLSRDLHLQAIGFHVIRVDYRDLVDDPAGVIGLILAVVSRGEHLSAASAWTSDTPPRAPH; via the coding sequence ATGAAGACACCGTCCATTCACCAACGACTCGCCGATCTCGACGGCATCGCTCATGTGTCCGAACTTGCCCTCACTGCGACGCAATCGCGCCGCCTGCGTCGGGCCTATGCGCGGGGCCTCGTTCTGCGGCCACGCCTAGGCATCTACGCGCTCCCGTCGTCGACGGTGGATGCACGACGCGCAGCCGCCATCGGAGGTCGCCTCGCGGCCACGTCCGCTCTGGGGCAGCACGGGCTATGGGTGCCCGACCCCCGCGTCGTCCCGGCGGTGAGATTCCTGCACGTTGAGGTGTCCGGCACGTATCGCGTCGAGCCGATGGCATGCGCGCCACTCGTGTCCGTCGTGCTGTGGAACCGACACGCGGTGGGGCGCCCCCTCGGGATGCAGCCCATGTTGGAGACCCTTCGACAGTGCGCGGAACTTCTCCCTCCAGCGCAGGCGGTCGCGGTGCTCGACTCAGCGTTGCGGCGAACGACTCTGACGCGCAGCGGCCTGCTGCGCGCCGCCCGATCCTGGGCATTGCGTACGCGTGAGGTGGCGGCGCGCACTGATGGTCGTGCCGAATCTGGCACGGAAAGCATCCTGCGCATTCTGCTCGCAGATGCGGGCATCACCGCGATCCCTCAGCCGCGCATCCCGACTGGTGATCACCATCGCGCGGACCTGTTGATCGGCGACCGACTGCTCATCGAGTGCGACAGCGAAGCGCACCACGCCGATCCTGCGTCTCGTCGCGCTGACCTCAGCCGAGACCTTCACCTCCAGGCGATCGGGTTTCACGTCATCCGTGTCGACTATCGCGATCTGGTTGACGACCCCGCAGGAGTGATCGGCTTGATCCTCGCGGTCGTATCGCGTGGAGAGCACCTGTCCGCGGCGTCAGCGTGGACATCCGACACGCCGCCGCGGGCGCCGCACTGA
- the dapB gene encoding 4-hydroxy-tetrahydrodipicolinate reductase has translation MVTRVAVVGASGRLGSVACDVIAQQSDFVLAAQLNSRSDLDEMLGSDVVLDVTTPGVSGTVVDHAVRAGLDVVVGTSGWSEERLRTLRALLAEHPERGVIVVPNFSVGSVLATHFATIAARFYESIEIVEGHHAAKVDSPSGTAVRTAELIGRARAEIGPVVAPHVDQRARGQQVAGVPVHSLRLQGVVAQQEVHFGGDGEVLTLRHQTQSASSYEQGILAALRAATAHTGLTVGLDTLIGLTGQGT, from the coding sequence ATGGTCACCCGGGTCGCCGTCGTCGGCGCGAGCGGACGCCTCGGCTCCGTCGCGTGCGACGTCATCGCACAGCAGTCCGATTTCGTTCTCGCCGCCCAGCTGAACTCGCGCAGCGACCTCGACGAGATGCTCGGCTCCGACGTCGTGCTCGACGTCACGACGCCTGGGGTCTCCGGCACCGTGGTCGACCATGCGGTTCGGGCTGGCCTCGACGTCGTCGTCGGCACGAGCGGCTGGAGTGAGGAGCGCCTCCGCACCCTGCGCGCCCTCCTCGCCGAGCACCCCGAGCGCGGAGTCATCGTCGTGCCGAACTTTTCGGTCGGCTCGGTCCTCGCCACGCACTTCGCGACGATCGCGGCCCGCTTCTACGAGTCGATCGAGATCGTCGAGGGGCATCACGCGGCCAAGGTCGACTCGCCATCGGGCACCGCCGTGCGCACCGCCGAGCTCATCGGCCGCGCCCGCGCCGAGATCGGCCCCGTCGTTGCCCCGCACGTCGACCAGCGGGCCCGCGGGCAGCAGGTGGCCGGCGTGCCGGTGCACTCGCTGCGACTGCAGGGCGTCGTCGCGCAGCAGGAGGTGCACTTCGGCGGCGACGGCGAGGTGCTGACCCTCCGCCACCAGACGCAGTCGGCGTCGAGCTACGAGCAGGGCATCCTCGCGGCGTTGCGCGCCGCGACGGCCCACACCGGACTGACGGTCGGGCTCGACACCCTCATCGGGCTCACCGGGCAGGGCACGTGA
- a CDS encoding FAD-dependent oxidoreductase: protein MSETRTYVIIGGVAGGMSAATRLRRLDERARIIVVERGEHVSFANCGLPYHVGGVIDDRDALILQTPAALGERFALDVRVRTEAIVIDPDARTVTVRDLASGGEERIPYDALVLSPGASPVRIPIPGVERGLILRDLADMDAIIAAADGATRAVVAGAGFIGLELAENLHRRGLDVTVVEMLPQVLRPLDVEMAELVAQRIREAGVTLRLETSLAAIGDKHVVVGEGEQIPADLVVLSVGVRPESGLARDAGLTLDERGYIVVDEHQRTSDPHIWAVGDAVVKQRIDGPATPVWLAGLANRHGRLAADAIAGRAHAAVPALGTAIIGLFGLTAAAVGRTERELRDEGRAIRVIHTHPLDHAGYYPGATQLAMKLIVDEQTDRILGAQAVGESGADKRIDVIATAMAGGLTASALADLELAYAPQFASAKDPVNMLGYVADNLARGEQSVQWHELPARQADGWILVDVRTDEENAAGAIPGSRLIPLDELRAHAEGLRGERVIVHCKVGQRGHTAARLLEQYGVTVANLDGGYLTWSAGAAATGLPTKGHAA, encoded by the coding sequence ATGAGCGAAACCCGCACCTACGTCATCATCGGTGGCGTCGCTGGCGGCATGTCCGCAGCCACCCGCTTGCGCCGCCTGGACGAGCGCGCCCGCATCATCGTCGTCGAGAGAGGAGAGCACGTCTCCTTCGCCAACTGCGGTCTGCCGTACCACGTGGGCGGGGTGATCGACGACCGCGATGCCCTCATCCTGCAGACGCCCGCCGCTCTCGGAGAGCGTTTCGCTCTCGACGTGCGGGTGCGCACGGAGGCGATCGTGATCGACCCGGATGCGCGGACGGTCACGGTGCGCGACCTCGCCTCGGGAGGCGAGGAGCGCATCCCGTACGACGCTCTCGTTCTGAGCCCCGGCGCGTCGCCGGTGCGCATCCCGATTCCGGGCGTTGAGCGCGGCCTCATCCTGCGCGACCTCGCCGACATGGACGCGATCATCGCCGCGGCCGACGGTGCCACGCGCGCTGTCGTCGCCGGCGCGGGCTTCATCGGGCTCGAACTCGCCGAGAATCTGCACCGCCGCGGGCTCGACGTGACGGTCGTGGAGATGCTGCCGCAGGTGCTGCGCCCCCTTGACGTCGAGATGGCCGAGCTGGTTGCACAGCGCATTCGAGAGGCCGGGGTCACTCTGCGCCTCGAGACGAGTCTTGCCGCCATCGGTGACAAGCACGTCGTCGTGGGGGAGGGCGAGCAGATTCCTGCCGACCTCGTCGTCCTGAGCGTTGGAGTGCGCCCCGAGAGCGGGCTCGCGCGCGACGCCGGACTCACGCTCGACGAGCGCGGCTACATCGTCGTCGACGAGCACCAGCGCACGTCCGATCCGCACATCTGGGCGGTGGGGGATGCGGTGGTCAAGCAGCGCATCGACGGCCCGGCAACGCCGGTCTGGCTTGCCGGCCTGGCCAACCGGCACGGCAGGCTCGCCGCCGACGCCATCGCTGGACGAGCCCACGCGGCTGTCCCCGCCCTCGGGACCGCAATCATCGGGCTGTTCGGCCTCACCGCCGCGGCGGTCGGGCGCACCGAGCGCGAGCTGCGCGACGAGGGCCGCGCGATCCGGGTCATCCACACGCACCCCCTGGACCACGCCGGCTACTACCCGGGTGCGACCCAACTCGCGATGAAGCTGATCGTCGATGAGCAGACCGACCGCATCCTGGGCGCGCAGGCGGTGGGCGAGTCTGGTGCCGACAAGCGCATCGACGTCATCGCCACCGCGATGGCGGGCGGACTCACCGCCAGCGCGCTCGCCGACCTCGAACTGGCCTACGCGCCACAGTTCGCGAGCGCCAAAGATCCGGTGAACATGCTGGGCTACGTCGCCGACAACCTGGCGCGCGGTGAGCAGAGCGTGCAGTGGCACGAGCTCCCTGCCCGCCAGGCCGACGGCTGGATCCTCGTCGACGTGCGAACGGACGAGGAGAACGCCGCCGGAGCGATTCCGGGCTCACGGCTGATTCCGCTCGACGAGCTCCGAGCACACGCCGAGGGCTTGCGCGGCGAGCGCGTCATCGTGCACTGCAAGGTCGGTCAACGCGGCCACACCGCGGCGCGACTGCTGGAGCAGTACGGTGTGACGGTGGCCAACCTCGACGGTGGCTACCTCACCTGGTCAGCCGGCGCCGCCGCCACGGGGCTTCCCACGAAAGGACACGCTGCATGA
- a CDS encoding DUF4395 domain-containing protein: protein MSAASPAAPGIDPRGPRFGAAITSVLLLVTVGLALVTPISATAVDRLLEPAALLLVVLVALFAWGAFAGIQRHPYGAVFRALVAPRLGPPSEREDPAAPTFAQGVGLLVTGTGLVLHLLGVPGALAVAAAAAFVAAFLNAAFAYCLGCQMYVLLVRAGLIGRRAA from the coding sequence GTGAGCGCCGCATCGCCCGCCGCGCCCGGCATCGACCCGCGCGGCCCGCGCTTCGGCGCCGCCATCACGAGCGTGCTGTTGCTCGTGACCGTGGGCCTCGCCCTTGTCACCCCGATCTCCGCGACGGCCGTCGATCGCCTGCTCGAACCCGCAGCCCTGCTTCTCGTCGTGCTGGTGGCGCTCTTCGCGTGGGGTGCGTTTGCGGGCATCCAGCGACACCCCTACGGGGCCGTGTTCCGAGCGCTTGTCGCCCCGCGTCTCGGCCCGCCGAGCGAGCGCGAAGACCCGGCGGCTCCCACGTTTGCTCAGGGAGTCGGCCTGCTCGTCACCGGCACGGGTCTGGTGCTGCACCTGCTGGGCGTGCCGGGTGCGCTGGCGGTCGCCGCTGCTGCCGCCTTTGTTGCGGCCTTCCTGAACGCCGCGTTCGCGTACTGCCTCGGCTGCCAGATGTACGTGCTGCTCGTGCGCGCCGGCCTGATCGGCCGCCGCGCCGCCTGA